The following proteins are co-located in the Dyadobacter chenwenxiniae genome:
- a CDS encoding CoA-acylating methylmalonate-semialdehyde dehydrogenase, which yields MEKLQNYINGQWVDSHSDHFENVLNPASQEVLAQVPYGNARDVADAAEAAVKGFQEWRSTPVSKRVQYLFKLKTLLEDNTDDIARTIVLESGKTFIEAKAEMVRAIENVENACGMPAMMQGEFSEDIAKGIDEYMIRQPLGVCACIAPFNFPGMITFWFLPYALACGNSYIIKPSEKVPLTMTKIVALMEQLDLPKGVLNLVQGAREVVDGILEHPAIKGISFVGSSNVAKYVYSKGAANGKRVQAQGGAKNPVIVLPDADIEMTSQIVIDSVYGCAGQRCLAASTIITVGEHKDITESLVESAKNRKTGFGLDSDVQMGPVITAESKSRVQTLIDKGLSEGGRLLVDGRNAQVNGYEQGNFINPTIIEDIPLDGELATTEIFGPVLSLVHINTIDEAIRFINAGKYGNMACIFTSSGSNARKFRHEAEAGNIGINIGVAAPVAQFPFSGWKESFYGDLHGQGKHAVEFFTQTKVVIERWLKEWNRKF from the coding sequence ATGGAAAAATTACAAAATTACATCAATGGACAGTGGGTGGACAGCCATTCGGATCATTTCGAGAATGTGCTGAATCCTGCCAGCCAGGAAGTGCTTGCACAAGTGCCTTATGGCAATGCAAGGGACGTTGCAGATGCTGCGGAAGCTGCGGTAAAAGGATTCCAGGAATGGAGAAGCACGCCTGTTTCGAAGCGCGTTCAATATTTATTTAAACTAAAAACCCTGCTGGAAGATAATACGGACGACATTGCAAGAACAATTGTGCTGGAATCCGGCAAAACATTCATCGAAGCCAAAGCAGAAATGGTGCGTGCGATCGAGAATGTGGAGAATGCTTGTGGAATGCCAGCGATGATGCAAGGCGAGTTTTCGGAGGACATTGCCAAAGGAATTGACGAATACATGATCCGTCAGCCGCTGGGCGTTTGCGCTTGCATTGCGCCCTTCAACTTTCCAGGAATGATCACATTCTGGTTCCTTCCTTACGCGCTGGCTTGCGGGAACAGCTACATCATTAAGCCGTCTGAAAAAGTGCCATTAACGATGACTAAAATCGTGGCCCTGATGGAACAATTGGATTTACCGAAAGGCGTGCTCAATCTTGTTCAAGGAGCGCGCGAAGTGGTGGATGGGATCCTGGAACATCCTGCTATTAAAGGGATTAGCTTCGTTGGATCATCCAATGTTGCCAAATATGTGTATTCCAAAGGCGCTGCGAACGGAAAACGCGTGCAGGCACAAGGCGGTGCTAAAAATCCGGTGATCGTTTTGCCGGATGCCGACATTGAAATGACTTCTCAAATCGTGATCGACAGCGTTTACGGCTGTGCCGGACAGCGCTGTTTGGCTGCTTCGACCATCATCACAGTCGGTGAGCATAAGGACATTACGGAAAGTCTGGTTGAATCTGCGAAGAACAGAAAAACCGGTTTCGGACTTGATAGCGACGTGCAAATGGGCCCGGTGATCACGGCTGAAAGCAAATCAAGAGTTCAAACATTGATCGACAAAGGATTAAGCGAAGGCGGACGGCTACTCGTAGATGGCCGCAATGCGCAAGTGAATGGTTATGAGCAAGGTAACTTCATTAATCCAACCATTATTGAAGACATCCCGCTGGATGGTGAACTTGCTACAACTGAAATTTTCGGTCCCGTTTTGAGCCTGGTTCACATTAACACCATCGACGAAGCGATCCGCTTTATCAATGCGGGCAAATACGGAAATATGGCGTGCATATTCACCAGCAGCGGCTCCAATGCAAGAAAATTCCGCCACGAAGCAGAAGCCGGAAACATTGGTATCAACATCGGCGTAGCCGCCCCTGTTGCCCAATTCCCCTTCTCAGGCTGGAAAGAAAGCTTTTACGGCGATTTACACGGACAAGGAAAACACGCAGTAGAATTCTTC
- the iolB gene encoding 5-deoxy-glucuronate isomerase produces the protein MSDLLIKPAPDQKTYHSLTSDQAGWTYLNFEAKILDVNEQISGNTGEYEYCFVLLGGNFKMESAGQTWETRNGRKDVFSGIGHAMYLSRNTDYVLTAQSPQTDIAICYVASDEDHPPRMKRPEEAAIEYRGGDNANRQINSLLEPGFDCHKIVCVEVYTPSGNWSSFPAHKHDVRTEDENGNLIEANLEEIYFYKIDKPQGYAIQQVYTADRSLDEIVRVHHNEAVLVPKGYHPVVAGHGYNVYYLNFLAGSDQSLANTSDPDHDWIYGTWKGSDPRLPIVTAEMNG, from the coding sequence ATGAGTGACCTGCTGATTAAACCTGCGCCTGACCAAAAGACCTATCATTCTCTCACAAGCGATCAAGCCGGTTGGACTTACCTGAACTTCGAGGCTAAAATACTGGATGTAAACGAACAAATTTCAGGAAACACAGGCGAATACGAGTATTGCTTCGTTTTGCTGGGCGGGAACTTCAAAATGGAATCGGCAGGACAGACCTGGGAAACCAGAAACGGTCGCAAGGATGTGTTCAGCGGGATTGGACATGCGATGTATTTGTCAAGAAATACAGACTATGTTTTAACCGCACAGTCGCCTCAAACAGACATTGCGATTTGCTATGTAGCATCCGATGAAGATCATCCACCTCGCATGAAGCGCCCGGAGGAAGCAGCGATTGAATATAGAGGCGGTGATAATGCAAACCGCCAGATTAACAGCCTTTTAGAGCCTGGTTTTGATTGTCATAAAATTGTATGCGTAGAAGTTTACACGCCTTCGGGAAATTGGAGCTCATTTCCTGCGCATAAACACGACGTGCGTACGGAAGATGAAAACGGCAATTTGATTGAGGCTAATCTGGAGGAAATATATTTTTACAAAATCGACAAACCGCAGGGATATGCGATCCAGCAGGTTTACACAGCGGACAGATCGCTGGATGAAATTGTCAGGGTGCATCATAATGAGGCTGTGCTGGTTCCAAAAGGTTATCATCCCGTGGTTGCCGGGCATGGCTACAATGTTTACTATCTCAATTTCCTGGCCGGCAGCGACCAATCCCTGGCCAACACATCCGACCCTGATCATGACTGGATTTACGGAACCTGGAAAGGCTCCGATCCCAGGTTGCCGATTGTAACGGCGGAGATGAATGGATAA
- a CDS encoding RagB/SusD family nutrient uptake outer membrane protein, with protein MKKKLPLIFAVAGMLFMAPGCTDLEEQVLDETLQANLSPDEAANGLLAPVYALLPNLFQHTTYFALNEITTDEAILPYRGGTDWGDNGIYLALHQHNTTATDPNVNNTWGTLSQSISRSITAINGLKNSTSATAALYTAEARGMRAYYNMIMLDMFGVAFVKDDPNAVSVIIRGEEAVKYIESELLAIEPIVQPKSVVGPGRLNQVAVWGLLARLNLNAAVYRNIYAPTFEFRAEDMDKVIQYTDKIIASGQAKLSPDYFSIFGNQNHSNQELIFAVDQRSDLNGHNRLAYFSISGDQFPLAAFPAANGTDGPGITSDFYQSWVQAYGAVDPKRDPRFYQENMSVYSNAADTCVKDSDYKINRGILRGQQFGALRVNGAFLRCPDGRLKVGKLSYVTRNRADLPVSFGEIVDFTTAGSNYNTGYRVAKYEFGSESNTGRNKGDADIVILRLADIYMMRAEAKLRKGNNAAAALADVNLVRASRTATAPPPALTTMNLDLLFRERGFEFYWEMLRRSDMIRFGKYEGKWTEKTNADVKKRIFPIPQTAIDGASNTPGYLVQNEGY; from the coding sequence ATGAAAAAGAAATTACCACTCATATTTGCGGTTGCCGGCATGCTGTTCATGGCACCTGGCTGCACCGATCTTGAAGAACAAGTGCTGGACGAAACCCTTCAGGCGAATTTGTCTCCCGACGAAGCTGCAAATGGCCTTTTGGCACCTGTTTACGCATTGCTTCCGAACTTATTCCAGCATACCACATATTTCGCATTGAACGAAATTACCACGGATGAGGCCATTTTGCCTTACCGGGGCGGAACCGACTGGGGCGATAACGGGATTTATCTTGCGCTGCACCAGCACAACACCACTGCAACAGATCCCAATGTGAACAACACCTGGGGCACATTATCACAATCCATTTCCAGGTCTATTACGGCCATTAACGGGTTGAAAAATTCGACATCCGCAACAGCAGCCTTATACACCGCAGAAGCGCGCGGAATGCGGGCATATTACAATATGATCATGCTCGATATGTTCGGGGTCGCTTTTGTTAAGGACGATCCAAACGCTGTTTCGGTCATTATCAGAGGTGAAGAAGCCGTAAAATACATTGAAAGTGAGCTGCTTGCTATCGAGCCGATTGTGCAACCCAAATCCGTCGTTGGCCCTGGAAGGCTGAACCAGGTGGCCGTCTGGGGCTTGCTGGCCCGTTTGAATTTGAATGCAGCCGTTTACCGCAACATTTACGCACCCACATTCGAGTTCCGTGCTGAGGATATGGACAAAGTGATCCAGTATACGGATAAGATCATTGCTTCCGGACAAGCGAAATTGTCACCAGATTACTTCTCGATTTTTGGCAACCAAAACCATTCGAACCAGGAGTTGATCTTCGCGGTAGACCAGCGCTCAGACCTGAATGGTCACAACCGTTTGGCCTACTTCTCAATATCCGGCGACCAATTCCCGCTCGCAGCATTCCCCGCAGCAAACGGAACCGATGGACCCGGTATCACATCCGACTTTTACCAGTCTTGGGTGCAGGCATACGGCGCAGTCGATCCGAAACGAGATCCGCGTTTTTATCAGGAAAATATGTCTGTTTATTCCAATGCAGCGGATACATGCGTTAAGGATTCAGATTACAAGATCAACCGCGGAATCTTGCGCGGTCAGCAATTTGGGGCTTTGCGTGTGAATGGTGCATTTTTAAGATGTCCTGATGGTCGGTTGAAAGTGGGAAAGTTGAGCTATGTAACGCGTAACAGGGCAGATCTGCCTGTCAGCTTCGGGGAGATAGTTGATTTTACGACGGCTGGAAGTAATTACAACACCGGTTACCGGGTTGCCAAGTATGAGTTTGGAAGCGAGTCGAACACGGGTCGTAATAAAGGCGATGCGGACATTGTAATCCTTCGTCTTGCAGACATTTACATGATGCGCGCCGAGGCCAAATTGCGCAAAGGCAACAACGCCGCAGCGGCATTAGCAGACGTTAACCTGGTAAGAGCTTCCAGAACGGCCACCGCGCCTCCGCCGGCATTGACAACCATGAATCTGGACTTGCTCTTCCGCGAAAGAGGATTTGAATTCTACTGGGAAATGCTCCGCCGCAGCGACATGATTCGTTTTGGCAAATACGAAGGCAAATGGACGGAGAAAACCAACGCCGATGTGAAGAAAAGGATCTTCCCAATCCCGCAGACTGCAATTGATGGAGCGTCGAACACACCTGGGTATTTAGTGCAGAATGAGGGGTATTAA
- a CDS encoding SusC/RagA family TonB-linked outer membrane protein, whose protein sequence is MQAAAICGPHAQAAAISPASGNPATYAGIHMPVMPDVTLTGKVLADGTTEGLPGVTVVVTPVSGGTKQGATTDENGVFTIQNLQTGTRYNLEFSYIGFEKQSLNDFLLTESNINSIEIKLKESASNLSEVVVVGYGTTVKKDITGSVKSLKSSDFNTGIINSPEQLLQGKVSGVNVTSATGEPGAKTSITVRGPGGVRTGSTPLFVVDGMALDNSGTGGDTNPLNFINPQDIESMDVLKDASATAIYGARGANGVILITTKKGKSGQASVTYSGSLGISTLARPLDVLSGPEFLTEAAKIGGTVINGGADTDWQKEISRSATTHNHNISVGGGTDKMTYYGSFGAQKQQGVLKGSQQDRYTGRINLSQKLLNDRVTLDVNLNATNTKNRKPNVQGMIGGAITANPTYAPYDADGNPFQYQDGTNPLIPLRLYKEILSTNRILASISPSVTIMKGLVYKLNFGLDHSTATQDKQTLPNTIPFEIGRLENFQFKNSNRLIENYLTYTAGNKVHSFNALVGHSYQHIFLQDKRFSINKFPISDIEPIYNPGLGQDLSLILNAPEGHATINELQSFFGRVNYGFRDKYLATATLRVDGSSKFGANNKYGYFPSFSLGWRISEEPFMKSSPFSELKLRAGWGSTGNQEIPSKITLARFTSVVSPTASYPLGTGPYPAGTTNTRLANPNIQWEVSKQTDIGLDFGLFKGALSGEIDYFTKTSEKILLEVIPADPIQPAGTFWTNVPDMKIKNQGLEVDLNYRESLDNGLRYGFGGNITFIKNDVTGSPYSVIPSGSAQGSGLTSATINGYINNQPIGTFFLKEFTGFDDKGINTFRDVDGGGIITDKDRVAAGTALPTRMYNFNGNVSFKGFDLTANFNGVAGNKVYDNTANSNFFKLRLQKGLNVTRESFADEAESVNNSAPVSTRYLKNGAYLRLNNLALGYNLNTAKLGINKWVQTVRVSVTGQNLALWTKYTGYDPEVNNDRSINGITSYGVDYLSYPKAKTILFGLNVGF, encoded by the coding sequence ATGCAAGCCGCAGCGATCTGCGGTCCGCATGCACAGGCAGCAGCCATATCGCCGGCTTCGGGAAACCCGGCAACGTATGCCGGCATTCATATGCCTGTTATGCCAGACGTTACGCTTACAGGAAAGGTGCTTGCGGATGGGACAACGGAAGGATTACCCGGCGTTACTGTGGTCGTTACACCTGTTTCCGGCGGAACAAAGCAAGGTGCTACGACGGATGAAAACGGCGTTTTTACCATTCAAAACCTGCAAACGGGAACACGTTACAATCTGGAATTCAGTTATATAGGATTTGAAAAACAATCCTTAAACGATTTCCTGCTTACTGAATCCAATATTAATTCCATTGAAATAAAACTGAAAGAATCTGCATCCAACCTGAGCGAAGTGGTGGTTGTTGGTTATGGAACGACTGTAAAGAAAGACATTACCGGATCGGTTAAGTCCTTGAAAAGCAGTGATTTCAATACCGGGATCATTAATTCACCGGAGCAATTGCTGCAAGGAAAGGTTTCGGGTGTGAATGTGACTTCCGCAACGGGTGAGCCTGGCGCGAAAACCAGCATTACCGTTCGAGGCCCGGGCGGGGTTCGCACAGGAAGCACGCCGCTTTTTGTGGTAGACGGAATGGCGCTCGACAACAGCGGAACCGGCGGTGATACAAACCCGTTGAACTTCATCAATCCGCAGGACATTGAGTCCATGGACGTTTTGAAAGATGCTTCGGCGACAGCAATTTATGGAGCACGCGGCGCAAACGGGGTTATTCTAATCACTACAAAAAAAGGAAAATCAGGACAGGCAAGCGTGACTTATTCAGGATCGCTGGGCATTTCTACACTGGCGCGGCCGCTGGATGTGTTATCCGGTCCGGAATTTTTGACGGAAGCTGCAAAAATAGGCGGAACGGTGATCAATGGCGGGGCGGATACGGACTGGCAAAAAGAGATTTCCCGCAGCGCAACCACGCACAACCATAACATTTCTGTGGGCGGCGGAACAGACAAGATGACCTATTACGGATCATTCGGAGCACAAAAACAGCAGGGCGTTTTGAAAGGCAGCCAGCAGGACCGCTACACAGGACGCATTAACCTCTCTCAAAAACTTTTAAATGATCGTGTTACGCTGGATGTAAACCTTAACGCAACCAATACAAAGAACAGAAAACCGAACGTCCAGGGTATGATCGGCGGTGCCATTACGGCAAACCCCACTTATGCGCCCTATGATGCGGACGGCAATCCGTTCCAATATCAGGATGGAACCAACCCATTGATCCCATTAAGGTTATACAAGGAAATTTTGAGTACAAACCGGATTCTGGCTTCTATTTCCCCTTCTGTTACGATCATGAAGGGCTTGGTTTACAAACTGAACTTTGGCCTTGACCATTCGACTGCTACGCAGGATAAGCAAACATTGCCGAACACGATCCCGTTTGAAATCGGCAGGCTTGAAAATTTCCAGTTTAAAAACAGTAACCGCCTGATCGAGAACTATCTTACTTACACGGCTGGCAACAAAGTGCATAGTTTCAACGCACTGGTGGGGCATTCTTACCAGCATATCTTCTTGCAGGACAAAAGGTTCAGCATTAACAAATTCCCGATTTCGGACATTGAACCGATCTATAACCCAGGTTTAGGGCAAGATCTTTCCCTAATCCTGAATGCACCCGAAGGCCACGCGACGATTAATGAACTGCAATCGTTTTTTGGAAGGGTAAATTATGGTTTCAGGGACAAATATCTGGCCACTGCAACATTGCGTGTGGACGGTTCTTCAAAATTTGGTGCGAACAATAAATATGGTTATTTCCCTTCATTCTCATTGGGTTGGAGAATTTCAGAAGAGCCATTCATGAAGTCGTCGCCATTCTCGGAGCTGAAATTGCGTGCAGGTTGGGGATCAACCGGAAATCAGGAAATTCCTTCCAAAATTACACTGGCGCGTTTCACTTCGGTTGTTTCACCAACAGCAAGTTACCCGCTTGGAACAGGCCCATATCCTGCCGGAACCACCAACACAAGGCTGGCGAATCCGAACATTCAGTGGGAAGTTTCCAAACAAACCGACATTGGTCTTGACTTCGGTCTGTTCAAAGGTGCGCTGAGCGGTGAGATAGATTATTTTACCAAAACGTCAGAAAAAATCTTGCTCGAAGTTATTCCTGCCGATCCTATTCAGCCTGCCGGAACATTCTGGACCAACGTGCCGGATATGAAAATCAAAAACCAGGGTCTTGAAGTTGACCTGAATTACCGCGAATCGCTGGACAACGGACTTCGCTATGGGTTTGGTGGTAACATTACATTTATCAAAAACGATGTGACCGGTTCGCCATATTCCGTGATTCCATCGGGCTCCGCACAAGGCTCGGGTCTGACTTCTGCAACGATCAACGGTTACATTAACAACCAGCCCATCGGAACATTCTTCCTGAAAGAATTTACCGGCTTTGACGACAAGGGGATCAACACTTTCAGGGACGTGGACGGTGGTGGGATCATTACGGACAAAGATCGCGTTGCCGCCGGGACGGCACTTCCTACCCGGATGTACAACTTCAATGGTAATGTGTCTTTTAAAGGCTTTGACCTGACCGCCAACTTCAATGGCGTTGCAGGAAACAAGGTTTACGACAACACGGCAAACTCCAATTTCTTCAAACTAAGGTTGCAAAAGGGCCTGAATGTCACCCGTGAGTCTTTTGCAGATGAAGCAGAATCCGTCAATAATTCAGCGCCTGTCTCTACCCGTTATCTCAAAAACGGCGCTTACCTGAGATTGAACAACCTTGCATTGGGATACAACCTGAACACCGCCAAGCTTGGCATCAACAAGTGGGTGCAGACGGTGCGCGTGTCGGTTACGGGACAGAATCTGGCGCTTTGGACCAAATACACAGGCTACGATCCTGAGGTGAACAACGACCGTTCCATCAACGGCATTACCTCTTATGGCGTTGACTATTTGAGTTATCCAAAGGCTAAAACAATTCTCTTTGGTCTTAATGTAGGCTTTTAA
- a CDS encoding helix-turn-helix transcriptional regulator codes for MDIRTWDQVKDDVYGVVGTEERDRLEREFESFKIGLLLRKAREDKELTQAQLGEIINKKREYISRVENDGSNLTLKTLYDIVEKGLGGKVKIELEF; via the coding sequence ATGGACATTAGAACTTGGGATCAAGTAAAGGACGATGTTTACGGAGTCGTAGGAACCGAAGAAAGGGATCGTCTGGAAAGGGAGTTTGAAAGCTTTAAAATCGGATTGCTTCTAAGAAAAGCCCGTGAAGACAAAGAACTAACGCAGGCACAGCTCGGAGAAATCATTAATAAAAAAAGGGAGTACATTTCCCGAGTGGAAAACGACGGAAGCAATCTGACGCTTAAAACACTTTACGACATTGTCGAAAAAGGATTAGGAGGAAAAGTGAAGATTGAGCTTGAATTCTAA
- the iolC gene encoding 5-dehydro-2-deoxygluconokinase, with product MKKYDLLTLGRSSIDLYSANVGSPFEKIEAFNAFVGGCPLNIATGARRLGLETAILTGIGNDQVGNFIKHFLNQEGIITDWVPTIEGTRSSAVVLGIEPPDRFPLVYYRENCADINLNIDHVDAIPFGDFKAAAFSGTAFSKDPSRTAMFYALELAKKNNVTRLLDIDFRADQWFDPRAFGVTIRAALGSFNIVVGTEEEILATFLTDKEQLLIKHQQISAPEIRGNIENAIQEIMLSGVETLVVKRGKDGASIFQPGKEEVKVPGFPVEVLNVLGAGDAFCAGFSFGLLSGWDLYQSVRMGNACGAIIVTREGCANFMPTRSEVDAFVAGYGGL from the coding sequence ATGAAAAAATACGACCTCCTGACCCTCGGCCGCTCGTCTATAGACTTGTATTCGGCCAATGTGGGCAGCCCTTTTGAAAAAATTGAGGCATTTAATGCTTTTGTGGGCGGTTGTCCGCTCAATATCGCCACCGGCGCACGCCGACTTGGCTTGGAAACTGCGATTCTGACGGGAATTGGCAATGATCAGGTAGGGAATTTTATCAAACATTTCCTGAATCAGGAAGGCATCATTACAGATTGGGTGCCAACGATTGAAGGCACCAGAAGCTCTGCGGTTGTGCTGGGCATTGAGCCGCCCGATCGCTTTCCCCTCGTTTATTATCGTGAAAATTGCGCGGACATTAATCTGAACATCGATCACGTTGACGCCATTCCGTTCGGAGATTTTAAAGCCGCCGCATTTTCCGGAACCGCATTCAGCAAAGATCCGAGCCGCACTGCGATGTTCTATGCTTTGGAATTGGCCAAGAAAAACAATGTAACCCGGTTGCTGGACATTGATTTCCGGGCAGATCAATGGTTTGATCCGCGGGCGTTTGGCGTCACAATCCGTGCGGCATTGGGCAGTTTCAACATTGTGGTGGGGACGGAGGAAGAAATTCTGGCCACATTCCTGACAGACAAAGAACAGCTCCTGATCAAGCATCAGCAAATCTCCGCTCCTGAAATACGTGGTAACATTGAAAATGCAATCCAGGAAATCATGCTTTCGGGTGTGGAAACATTGGTTGTGAAGCGGGGAAAAGATGGCGCTTCCATTTTTCAGCCTGGTAAAGAGGAGGTTAAGGTGCCTGGTTTCCCTGTGGAAGTGCTAAATGTGCTTGGCGCAGGTGATGCGTTTTGTGCCGGATTCTCTTTTGGATTGCTGAGCGGCTGGGATTTGTATCAAAGCGTGAGAATGGGTAATGCCTGCGGTGCGATCATTGTCACCAGAGAAGGCTGCGCCAATTTTATGCCGACAAGATCCGAGGTGGATGCATTTGTTGCTGGCTACGGCGGATTGTAG
- a CDS encoding LacI family DNA-binding transcriptional regulator, with translation MNSSRPVTIKDIARRFRCSPSTVSRALNDHPAINEDTRKNIQEYAREVGYQRNEVSLSLLNKKTASLGVVVPTISNYYETAVIEGLHQALQPMGYTLNICVTNENYALEKEYLSKLLSNRTEGIFLSVSQETYDSGYYEHLESVIQRKTPLIFIDREYEDFETSRATVDDYHGAFAAVEHLINIGYKNIAHLKGPNGLTVSEQRFKGYVDCLKKYGMAVQDEFIINTNFKVESAIVPTKRLLEMATPPDAIFGVNDQVAIGAMRVVKDKGLRIPQDVGLVGFDNSPISAYTFPSLTTVSRPGRKIGMEASRLFLNQVNGAEDFKHESIVLPSELIIRESSLRI, from the coding sequence ATGAATTCCTCCCGTCCCGTTACAATTAAAGACATTGCCCGTCGCTTCCGATGCTCGCCATCCACCGTTTCCCGCGCCCTGAATGACCATCCTGCGATCAACGAAGACACCCGCAAAAACATCCAGGAATACGCGAGAGAGGTCGGTTACCAGCGAAATGAAGTGTCGCTCAGCTTATTAAATAAAAAGACGGCGTCGCTGGGCGTTGTCGTTCCTACGATCAGTAATTATTACGAAACCGCAGTCATAGAAGGACTTCATCAGGCATTGCAGCCGATGGGTTATACGCTCAACATTTGTGTTACCAATGAGAATTATGCATTGGAAAAAGAATATTTATCCAAACTCCTTTCCAACCGCACCGAAGGCATCTTCCTATCCGTTTCGCAAGAGACTTATGATTCAGGCTATTACGAACATTTGGAAAGTGTAATTCAAAGAAAGACCCCATTAATCTTCATAGATCGTGAATATGAAGATTTCGAAACCAGCCGCGCGACCGTCGACGATTACCACGGAGCCTTTGCTGCCGTAGAACATTTAATCAACATTGGCTATAAAAATATTGCACATTTAAAAGGTCCTAACGGCTTGACAGTGAGCGAACAGCGTTTCAAAGGTTATGTGGATTGCCTCAAAAAGTATGGTATGGCGGTTCAAGATGAATTTATTATCAACACGAATTTCAAGGTAGAGAGCGCCATTGTCCCGACTAAAAGGCTTCTTGAAATGGCCACTCCGCCGGATGCGATTTTTGGGGTCAATGACCAGGTCGCAATAGGAGCCATGCGTGTCGTGAAGGATAAAGGGCTCCGCATTCCGCAGGACGTTGGTTTGGTCGGTTTCGATAACTCACCTATTTCGGCATATACATTTCCATCATTAACCACTGTTAGCCGACCAGGCCGAAAAATCGGCATGGAAGCATCCCGGCTGTTTTTGAATCAGGTGAATGGTGCGGAGGATTTCAAACATGAAAGCATTGTGCTGCCTTCGGAGTTGATTATAAGGGAGAGTTCGCTGCGGATTTGA